The genome window TTTGAGTAATGGCATGTCTGGAGGTTGATTTGTTTGTTGATGGTGAGTGTGGGTGTGGGATGTCAGTCATGATTTTGGTTGTTGAAAGGGAAGATTGGGTTTGGCTCTGACATCAAGTTAATGCAGGACAACCTAGGCTTCCCACCTAGATTAGTCCTATCGTAAAACCTTAGGCTTCCCACCTAAGGTGTTTGGAATCACCACCAAACAAATCAATgcaaataatttcaataatgaTAATAGTAGTCTATAAAATACAAAAGGAACCATCTGGAGCTTTATATACAGCTTCCAGGAATCATAATGACAAAGATAAACTCTTCTAAACAAATcctaaacaatctcaaatactaTTACgataatcctaacaatctcaAATACTAATATAATACTCAAgataaacccaaataaaaataatataaatgataaagataACCTCCACAGATGTGCCATCATGTGGTGTCTGCACCACAAGGTCAGCATAAGCTTTAGGTGAaagttttgataatttgatagttagagGCAAGAGGGTGCCAGTCAATTAAGCTTTTACTCAAGATTTAATTCAAAGTATAGTTGGCTTCAGCTTTGCTAACTGACTACATTTGGACATTACCACACATGGGCCACCTCATTCAAGGTTTTCAAGCCATAATCCTGGGGTTTTAAAGAACAAGCAAAATTCCGCTTGAGgttattatcatcattttttttttcaagatccAACAGTGATCCAAACTCAAAGTGGAAGGAGCCCAAAATAAGAGAAGGGCCGAACACCAACTGCAGCAAATACAACCCAAACATCGGAAATGCTACTGAAAGAATCTTTCGCAGCAAAAGCAAATCTCAAAGGCCtagttgaaaatttattgtcaaaatACATAAACTTCTATAAATTCAGTCTCCAAAGATAACCCTGTGTACCAAGTTTAAAAAGCTCTCAAATATTCCACTCACTGGGGATTCCACTTCTCAAACTGAGACTCATGACAATGTGGGTCCAGCCAATCCCTGGTAGAGCCCTTTGTCATGTTGCCGGTGGCTTTGCCACCACCCACAAGTTCTCTGAGACTCTCTAACTTATTCTCCCGACCTGTCCCAGTGGTCCTCTCATCTGCTTCCTTCAATTTTTGCTTGAACCGCTGCTTACGACCAGCAGAATTTGGCTCTTGCTGCTTTGACTGCGAAGGAGGTGCTCCGTGTGGACCTAGGTAga of Quercus lobata isolate SW786 chromosome 8, ValleyOak3.0 Primary Assembly, whole genome shotgun sequence contains these proteins:
- the LOC115958484 gene encoding uncharacterized protein LOC115958484, which codes for MDPSTVPTTPPVEEEDEWDTDGFVIPSLEIGDLDRSKTDVSEVEASKPPSPKAKKEENIYLGPHGAPPSQSKQQEPNSAGRKQRFKQKLKEADERTTGTGRENKLESLRELVGGGKATGNMTKGSTRDWLDPHCHESQFEKWNPQ